From Camelus bactrianus isolate YW-2024 breed Bactrian camel chromosome 16, ASM4877302v1, whole genome shotgun sequence, the proteins below share one genomic window:
- the PGS1 gene encoding CDP-diacylglycerol--glycerol-3-phosphate 3-phosphatidyltransferase, mitochondrial isoform X6, with the protein MCPVVKGQLSPLALLEMTFSPASSSSSFSLCVKEKTWFSGPSLNESPSVLSPWLLLAPLLSPAVPQVTSPPCCLCPEGVHRFQWIRNLVPEFGVSSSHVSVLSSPTEFFELMKGQIKAARRRVVMASLYLGTGPLEQELVDCLESTLEKSLQAKFPSDLKVSILLDFTRGSRGRKNSRTMLLPLLQRFPEQVRVSLFHTPNLRGLLRLLIPERFNETIGLQHIKVYLFDNSVILSGANLSDSYFTNRQDRYVFLQDCPEIADFFTELVDAVGDVSLQLQGDDTVQVVEGMVHPYRGDRAAYCKAANKRVMDVINSARTRQQMLHTQTFHSDSLLTHEDAAAAGDRRPAPDTWIYPLIQMKPFEIQIDEIVTETLLTEAERGAKVYLTTGYFNLTQAYMDLVLGTRAEYQILLASPEVNGFFGAKGVAGAIPAAYVHIEQQFFSEVCSLGQQARVQLQEYWRRGWTFHAKGQFTGTWRPRSPS; encoded by the exons ATGTGTCCAGTGGTGAAGGGGCAGTTGTCACCACTGGCACTTCTTGAGATGACCTTTTCCCCAGCCTCTTCCAGCTCcagcttttctctctgtgttaaagaaaaaacTTGGTTTTCGGGTCCTTCGCTGAATGAAAGCCCGTCTGTCCT GTCACCATGGCTGTTGTTGGCTCCTTTGCTGTCCCCAGCTGTCCCCCAGGTCACCTCGCCTCCTTGCTGCCTGTGTCCGGAGGGTGTGCACCGGTTCCAGTGGATCCGAAACCTGGTTCCAGAGTTTGGAGTCTCCAGTTCTCATGTCAGCGTGCTTTCTTCACCGACAGAGTTTTTTGAGCTCATGAAG GGGCAGATAAAAGCAGCCAGGAGGCGGGTCGTGATGGCATCCCTCTACCTGGGCACGGGTCCTTTGGAGCAGGAACTC GTGGATTGCCTGGAAAGCACTCTGGAAAAGTCACTCCAAGCAAAGTTTCCCTCTGACCTCAAGGTGTCCATTCTCTTAGACTTCACGCGGGGCTCAAGAG GAAGGAAGAACTCGCGCACGATGCTGCTCCCCCTCCTGCAGAGGTTTCCAGAACAGGTCCGAGTCTCCCTCTTCCACACACCCAACCTCCGCGGGCTCCTCCGGCTCCTTATCCCTGAGCGCTTCAATGAGACCATCGGCCTCCAGCACATCAAGGTGTACCTCTTTGACAACAGCGTCATCTTGAGCGG CGCAAACCTGAGCGACTCCTACTTCACCAACCGGCAGGACCGCTACGTGTTCTTGCAGGACTGTCCCGAGATAGCCGACTTCTTCACGGAGCTGGTGGACGCGGTGGGGGACGTGTCCCTGCAGTTGCAGGGGGACGACACGGTGCAGGTGGTGGAGGGCATGGTGCATCCTTACAGAG GTGACCGGGCTGCTTATTGCAAGGCTGCCAACAAGAGGGTGATGGATGTGATCAACTCAGCCAGGACCCGCCAGCAGATGCTGCACACCCAGACCTTCCACAGCGACTCCCTTTTGACCCATGAAGATGCAGCAGCTGCTGGTGACCGGAGGCCGGCCCCGGACACCTGGATTTACCCGTTGATTCAGATGAAGCCTTTTGAGATTCAGATCGACGAGATTGTCACCGAGACCCTGCTGACCGAGGCTGAGCGAGGTGCTAAGGTCTACCTCACCACCGGCTACTTCAACCTGACCCAGGCCTACATGGACCTGGTCTTGGGCACGCGGGCCGAGTACCAGATCCTGCTGGCCTCACCGGAGGTGAACGGCTTCTTCGGGGCCAAGGGGGTGGCAGGCGCCATCCCGGCCGCCTACGTGCACATCGAGCAGCAGTTCTTCAGTGAGGTGTGCAGCCTGGGGCAGCAGGCACGGGTGCAGCTGCAGGAGTACTGGCGGAGGGGCTGGACATTTCATGCCAAAG